The nucleotide window TTAGATCCCGAACGTCGCGCGGAGCATGTCCCGCGTCCCGGGGCCCATCCCGACGGCAGTCACGGCGACGAGGAGCAGCACCGAGTAGCGGGGCGACTCCTCGAACATCTCCCGCTCGAAGATGGCGAGCACGGCGACCGCCGCGACGAGTTTCACGAGGAGGAACGGCCAGGCGTCGCCGAGCGTGGCGAGGACCACCTGGGGGAACGTCGACTGTGCGATGTTCACGATTCCCTCGTTCACCGGGTGCTTCGGGACGAGGTTCCCGTTCACGCCCGGCGGCTGCGGGACGAAGCCGCCCCCGTAGACGAGCGCCGACATCCAGTTGAGGCCGACGACGTTCGCAGCCCCGTCGAGCGCGTGGGCGGCGAGGACGACGACGCCGGCCGTCCCGGTGCCCTGGTGGATCCACGGCACGTACCGCTTGGTGACGTACCACGTTCCGGCCGTCGTGACCGCGGTGAGCGCGAGAGAGGCCACCAGCACCTGCGGGTGGAACGTGACCGGCCCGACGCCCCCCAGTGCGAGCGCGAACAGGTAGCCGACGGTGAGGACGTTCAGCCCGACGCCGACCCACAGCAACGCTCGATCGTGATCGGCGACGACGCCGCGGCGGGCGAGTCCGACCGCGGCGACGATGGCGACGAGCGCGAGCGCGAAGACGGTGAAGTAGATGATCGGCGAGATGAACAGCGTGTCCCAGGGGTACGGGAACAGCGAGTCGCCGAGCGCGTTGTCGGCGTCCTCGAGGACGCGGAGCGCCCCGCCGAAGACGAAGAACGGGACAAGCGCGTAGAAGAAGTCGACGTCGCCGCCGAGGTCGAGTTCGCGGAGGAGGAGCACCAGCCCCGCGAGCGCCACCAGCAGGACGACGACGTAGCCGACCTCCGAGACGAGCGTGTAGCCGGGATAGGCTACCGGTTCCGCCGCGGACTGGCAGGCGGCGGCCGAGTCCAGATACGCCGTCTCGCCCCCCTCACGAACGGCGCAGTACGCGTTGTTCGCGTCGGCCTGCACCGGCCCCCAGAAGTAGTGCCAGACGAATCCGTCGTACACCGTTCGCGGGAACAACAGACAGCCGAGGACGAGCGCGACGACGCCGCCCCCGACCGAGAGCAGGTAGGCGCGCACGGGTGTCGTCCCGAGCGCGTCCGCGAGTCGTGACATACCGGACCGGCGGCGGCCTCATCGTTGAAACTGTCGGTCGTGGGTCAGTGCCGGTGGCGGTCGCTGGCGGTCGCCGGGGTCGAAGCGAGAAGAACCGATTACGCCGCGTTCGCGGCCGCGCTGGCCTTCTTCCGCGTGATGTAGCCCGCGATCCGGTTTCGGACCGACTTGGACTCGACGTTCGTGAGCGTCGTGACGCTCTCCTTGTTCGTCTCGAAGTCCTGGTTGAACGACTGCGGATACTGCTCGAGCAGTACCTTCGCGAGCTGCTTGACGTACTTCGGTTTGATCGCCATGTGCATACGGTCGCCGGACGCGAACTAAAAGCGTTCGGAACGCTCATCGCGTTTCCCGGGCCGGTTCATCGGCGCTCCCGCCATCCGGTCGCCGCGGAGAGCGATTCGAACGCATCCCGCTCCCGGCGCCCGCCGCATCGCTCCACCACGTCGGCGAAGTAGACGAGGCGGTCAAGGAGTTCGTCCGTGTCGTAGCCGTCCACGTCGAGCCGTGAGGCCGCCACCGTCGCCTCCACGACGGCGGCGAACCCCCGGTCGATGGTCCGGACGCCCTCGCATACGACCGAGGACTCGACGGGTCGGAGGTGCCAGTCGATCCACTCGGTGTCCCCGTCCTCGCCGGCACCCACCTGCTCGACGGCGACTCTGACCCACGCGTCTGCGGAGTCGAGGACGGGCTCGGGCTCCTCGCGGACGGTCACCGCCGCGTCGACGAAGTCCCGGGGGTCCGTGACGAACTGCACGACGCCCCCGCCCCGCGCCGCGAAGTTCCGGGCGGTTCTTGTCCGGCCCCACGTCCGTGCTCGGACCGGTTCGCTGGCCCGACGGCCGTCCGCGGCCGGCGCATGGAGTCCCAGGGCCGCGACGTTCCAGAGGTCGTTCGGACCGAGCGTCGCGACGACGGACTCGGTGACGCCCGCGAGGTCGACGGGCCACTCCGCGTCCGCGACGTCGCCCACATCATGGCCCTCCTCGCTCACGGCTCCACCCCCCGTTCGAGCGCGACGAACAGCGCCGCGGCCGTGAGGTCGGCCGTCGTCCCCGGGTTGATCCCCCGGGCGACCAGTTCGTCGGCCCACTCCTCCGCCTCGGCCCGCGAGTCGATCCTCCCGGCGCGCTGCCACACCTCGCGTGCGACCGTCTCCCCGTGCTGCGTCCGGACGAGCGTGTCCTCGGTCTCCGCGAGCAGATCGAGGAACGCCCTCGCGGCGCGGTCGGTGATGGGCCCCTCGTCCGCCGCGATCGATTCGGCGGCACGGAACGTTCGTGGGAACCCTTCGTGCCACTCGCGGGCGTTCGCGTCGTCCTCCGAGCGTGCCATCACGTCCAGGAGGGTGAGGTCGCGTTCGCGGAGCGTCGGGACCGCGTCGGCGCCCCGGTGGACGTCCAGCGCGTCCATCCCCTTCGGCGGGTCGCCGACGGCGACGTCGACGTGCTCGAACGCGCGGTAGAAGCCGGCGGCGTCCGCCACGGTCGTCGACTCGCACACCTCCCCGACGCCGCGAGGCGAGAGGTCGCCGGCGGTCGCGGCCTTCACCAGCGGGACGAGGAGGAGCAGGCAGCCAAACTGCGTGTTCCCGCCGGACTGCTCGCTCATTCCGAGCACTGCGGTCTCGAACGCATCCCCAATGGGTGCGCCGTCCTCGGCGAGTTCGAGCCCCTCGCGCGCGCCGACTGCCCCCGCGAGGAAGTGTTCGAAGCGGAGCGTCTCGAGGTCGCAGCGACGGTCCACGTTCCCCGGTTTCGGGGTCCCCGCGACCTCGAGCAGCAGCGCGAGTTCGGCGTTCGCCGCCGGCCCCCTCACCGCCGGACCTCCCGCCCCGACGCCGACGGTCGCGGTCGCCCGCCTCCTTCCTCTCCTCCTCCGCCACCCTCTCCACTGTTCTCGGAGAACCACTCGTCGACGGCCCGCCGGACCTGCCGGAGCACGCACGGGTCGTCGCTCGGCCGGCCGACGCTCACTGCGTCGGCGCCGTACGCGAAGTACTCCCGCGCCGCCTCCGCATTTCGGACGCCGTTGTTGGCGACGAGGAAGGTGTCGGGCGCCGCGTCGGCCACCTCCGCGATGATCCCCTCCGAATCCATCGCGTCGACGTGTACTGCGTCCGCGCCGGCGGCCGCGAGCGCGCGAGCCGTCTCAGGGAGGTCGATGCCCGGGACCTCGGCGCGGACCTTCACCGAAACGAGGGCGCCGGTCTCGCTCGCGGCCGCGACGTACTCCGCGAGTCGGTCGGTGTCACGGAGCAGCGTCTCGCCGCAGCCGACGTCACAGAGCTCCGCCTGACGACAGTGGGCGTTCACCTCGAGGATCGCGTCGTGTTCGGCACAGATGCGCCCGGCCTCCCGGACCGGACCCGCCGTCGCGCTCCGGACGTTCACGGCCGGCCGGAGGTCGGCCCCCGCGAGCGCGGCGAGTTCGTCGTCGATCCACCCGAGCGGATCGGGTGGGAGGAACTCGGTCCGGTCGCGGTCGGCGACCATCTCCCGGGCGGCGTCCCTGCTCGGTCCGTCGAGGGCGATGCCGCCGAGGAACGCCGCGCCGGCGAACCCCTCACCCCGTCGCGCCCACTCGTGGTCGGACTCGCCCGAGAGCGACGCGAGCGCCACGCGGGGCTCGAACATCAGACGGCCTCCAGCGCGGCCTCGCAGGCGCGGGCGACGCGCTCCGCGTCCGCCTCGTCGTCGATCCGGGTGTCGGTCCGGACGGTCGGTCGGTCGAGGTCCGTCCCGTCCTCGTCGTCGAGCACGAACGCGTCGGCGAAGGGGTACGCCTCGGCGACGCCCGCGGTGCTCGGCTCGTAGCCGATGCCCCGCATGAGGTCGGGGGCCGGCCCCGAGAACGCCTCGTCCTCGACGAAGGGGGAGACTGCGACCACGCGCGTGTCGCGCAGTGCGTCCTCTATTCCGGGGACGGCGAGCATCGGACCGATGCTGGTGACCGGGTTCGATGGGCCGACGATCACGTCGTCCGCGAGGGCCTCGAGCGCCGCGTCGGCCGGGGTCGCCTCCACCGCGCCGCGGAACTCCACGTCCTCGACGGTCGGCTCTCCGCGCTCGGCTACCCAGAACTCCTGGAAGTGCAGTTCGCCGTCGGGCGTGTGGACGATGCTCGCCACGGGGTCTTCGCTCATCGGAACGAGGTCGACGGCCAGGTCGAACGCGTCCGCGAGCGTCCGCGTGACCTCGGTGAGCGTGTGGCCCTCGTCGAGCAGCGAGGTGCGGGTGACGTGGACCGCGCGGTCGCGGTCGCCGATCTCCATGAACTCCGCGACCCCGGAGAAGCGGCGCCAGCGCGCGATGTCACGTCCGGCGGTCTGCGCCTCGTCTGGGAGGTACCGCGGGCCGCCTTCGAGGCCGGCGGCCTCGGCCAGGCGCGAGAGTTCCCGGTGGGTCTCGGTCGTGTCGTCGGTGATCCCCCACCACCGTTCGCGGTCGAGGACGCCGCCGCCGGCGAACAGCACCGTGTCGATGTCCGGGCAGACGAGGTGCCCGCCGAGTTCCACGTCGTCGCCGGTGTTGCCGACGACGACGGTGTCCTCGGGGGCGAAGACGGGGGCGGCACCCTCCAGCAGCTTCGGCGTGCCGGTGCCGCCGGCGAGGAACGTGGCCATGTGCGATACGTGGTGGCGGGGGGACTTGGACCCTTCCGATACCGGCGGTCGCCGGCCGACGACGCGACTGCTCGACGTGGGAACGCTCTCGACCGGGTACGGCTGGGACGTTCCTCAGATAGTGGATCGCCCGGTGCGGACGGCGGCGACTCAGGCGTCGACCATCACCTCGGTCGCCTTGACGACCGCCGTCGCCTCGGAACCCTCCTCGATGCCGAGCCGTTCGACGGAGTTCGCCGTGATGACGGACGTGACCTCCTGTCCGTCGTCGAGTTCGATCGTCACCTCGGCCGTCAGGCCGGACGTCTCGACGTTCGTGACGGTGCCGGTCAGCCGATTGCGTGCGCTGAGGGTCACGCGCTCGCGTACGGACGCGAGAACCGTAAATCGGGGTGAGAATTTAGACGTGAGGAGAGGTGGCCGTCACTCGGCGTCGGATCGCAAAGAACGGAGCCGCGAGTCGGATCAGTGGTCGCCGACGTCCTCGTACACCCACTCCGCGGTGCCGAGGTCCCAGTCGACGAGTTCGTCGTCGTCGAAGAAGAGGGCGATCTCGCGCTCGTTCGCACCCTCGTCCTCGTGGTCCGAGCCGTGGATGACGTTCTGGCCGAGGTCGAGCCCGAAGTCGCCGCGGATGGTTCCCGGGGCCGACTCGGCGGGATCGGTCTCGCCCATCATTCCGCGGACCTGCCGCGTCGCGTCCGCGCCCTCCCAGACCATCGCGAAGACGGGTCCGGAGGTGATGAACTCGACGAGGCCCTCGAAGAACGGCTTGCCCTCGTGCTCGCCGTAGTGCTCGTGGGC belongs to Halorarum halophilum and includes:
- a CDS encoding 30S ribosomal protein S17e gives rise to the protein MAIKPKYVKQLAKVLLEQYPQSFNQDFETNKESVTTLTNVESKSVRNRIAGYITRKKASAAANAA
- a CDS encoding DUF63 family protein is translated as MSRLADALGTTPVRAYLLSVGGGVVALVLGCLLFPRTVYDGFVWHYFWGPVQADANNAYCAVREGGETAYLDSAAACQSAAEPVAYPGYTLVSEVGYVVVLLVALAGLVLLLRELDLGGDVDFFYALVPFFVFGGALRVLEDADNALGDSLFPYPWDTLFISPIIYFTVFALALVAIVAAVGLARRGVVADHDRALLWVGVGLNVLTVGYLFALALGGVGPVTFHPQVLVASLALTAVTTAGTWYVTKRYVPWIHQGTGTAGVVVLAAHALDGAANVVGLNWMSALVYGGGFVPQPPGVNGNLVPKHPVNEGIVNIAQSTFPQVVLATLGDAWPFLLVKLVAAVAVLAIFEREMFEESPRYSVLLLVAVTAVGMGPGTRDMLRATFGI
- the cofD gene encoding 2-phospho-L-lactate transferase, coding for MATFLAGGTGTPKLLEGAAPVFAPEDTVVVGNTGDDVELGGHLVCPDIDTVLFAGGGVLDRERWWGITDDTTETHRELSRLAEAAGLEGGPRYLPDEAQTAGRDIARWRRFSGVAEFMEIGDRDRAVHVTRTSLLDEGHTLTEVTRTLADAFDLAVDLVPMSEDPVASIVHTPDGELHFQEFWVAERGEPTVEDVEFRGAVEATPADAALEALADDVIVGPSNPVTSIGPMLAVPGIEDALRDTRVVAVSPFVEDEAFSGPAPDLMRGIGYEPSTAGVAEAYPFADAFVLDDEDGTDLDRPTVRTDTRIDDEADAERVARACEAALEAV
- a CDS encoding tRNA-dihydrouridine synthase, whose protein sequence is MFEPRVALASLSGESDHEWARRGEGFAGAAFLGGIALDGPSRDAAREMVADRDRTEFLPPDPLGWIDDELAALAGADLRPAVNVRSATAGPVREAGRICAEHDAILEVNAHCRQAELCDVGCGETLLRDTDRLAEYVAAASETGALVSVKVRAEVPGIDLPETARALAAAGADAVHVDAMDSEGIIAEVADAAPDTFLVANNGVRNAEAAREYFAYGADAVSVGRPSDDPCVLRQVRRAVDEWFSENSGEGGGGGEEGGGRPRPSASGREVRR
- a CDS encoding triphosphoribosyl-dephospho-CoA synthase produces the protein MRGPAANAELALLLEVAGTPKPGNVDRRCDLETLRFEHFLAGAVGAREGLELAEDGAPIGDAFETAVLGMSEQSGGNTQFGCLLLLVPLVKAATAGDLSPRGVGEVCESTTVADAAGFYRAFEHVDVAVGDPPKGMDALDVHRGADAVPTLRERDLTLLDVMARSEDDANAREWHEGFPRTFRAAESIAADEGPITDRAARAFLDLLAETEDTLVRTQHGETVAREVWQRAGRIDSRAEAEEWADELVARGINPGTTADLTAAALFVALERGVEP
- a CDS encoding TOBE domain-containing protein, whose translation is MTLSARNRLTGTVTNVETSGLTAEVTIELDDGQEVTSVITANSVERLGIEEGSEATAVVKATEVMVDA
- a CDS encoding DUF447 domain-containing protein, with amino-acid sequence MSEEGHDVGDVADAEWPVDLAGVTESVVATLGPNDLWNVAALGLHAPAADGRRASEPVRARTWGRTRTARNFAARGGGVVQFVTDPRDFVDAAVTVREEPEPVLDSADAWVRVAVEQVGAGEDGDTEWIDWHLRPVESSVVCEGVRTIDRGFAAVVEATVAASRLDVDGYDTDELLDRLVYFADVVERCGGRRERDAFESLSAATGWRERR
- the ndk gene encoding nucleoside-diphosphate kinase, with product MSHHDERTFVMVKPDGVQRGLIGEIVSRFEDRGLKLVGGKFMRIDEELAHEHYGEHEGKPFFEGLVEFITSGPVFAMVWEGADATRQVRGMMGETDPAESAPGTIRGDFGLDLGQNVIHGSDHEDEGANEREIALFFDDDELVDWDLGTAEWVYEDVGDH